From one Cygnus olor isolate bCygOlo1 chromosome 26, bCygOlo1.pri.v2, whole genome shotgun sequence genomic stretch:
- the MRPL54 gene encoding 39S ribosomal protein L54, mitochondrial — translation MAARLLLRAASAVRPGPARGYAKKPGGKAKGKSVLKEELKGPEVCTDPVKLATYAVGVNYHKDSPDVALKPDSEYPDWLFQIHLGPPKKLEEMDPDSIEYWRRLRKYNTWQRNRLKKGKKL, via the exons atGGCCGCGCGGTTGCTGCTGAGGGCGGCCAGCGCCgtgcggcccggcccggcccgcgggTACGCCAAGAAGCCGG GCGGGAAGGCCAAGGGTAAGAGCGTGCTAAAGGAGGAGCTGAAGGGGCCGGAGGTGTGCACGGACCCCGTCAAGCTGGCCACCTATGCTGTGGGCGTCAACTACCACAAGGACAGCCCTGATGTGGCCCTGAAGCCCGACTCTGAGTACCCCGACTG GCTTTTCCAGATCCACCTGGGGCCCCCCAAGAAGCTGGAGGAGATGGACCCCGACTCCATCGAGTACTGGAGGCGCCTGCGGAAGTACAACACGTGGCAGCGCAACCGGCTGAAGAAGGGCAAGAAGCTGTAG
- the APBA3 gene encoding amyloid-beta A4 precursor protein-binding family A member 3, with product MESSMDFQAAPSAPDPGPAEAPEPPAMDTEEGPAGQPGAPGPGVAEGRPRGSPCSGTAGGRRRGAAAPGPGRGGDGRSGRCRASGRAVEEEAEDDPRGPSGWEASVGSAPRGAGPPRAPSSGDMELDEAPEDAEDEPAEIRGLLAQLETLSPSLCDPPDPPLASSAGMAPPAGEWAPQGSGGCRGRCRPCPLHVATGRGLATRPCCSQHSACSRPCHGLLFAEADREDLLSLLCYEGGLPEAGAETPLARSDVLAGTNLEMLQAPEEPAAVAEPGGPGASEEGPSGGWFYGEGLSEVDPTCEGNRDSSPEPVWVALSPAAAPEKEQLPQGNVTNKESPSSCPAFKEVPGPCDPEDLLDGVIFGAKYLGSTQLVSERNPPTSVRMAQAQEAVDRIKAPEGESQPMTEVDLFVSTQRIKVLTADTQEAMMDHSLQTISYIADIGSLVVLMARRKLPRRAEAAEEKRLYKMICHVFHSADAQIIAQAIGQAFGVAYQRFLEANSIDPSELSPRQYSRALEDQEQYNAELTHFSRQENCKDVCIRKQKGEILGIAIVESGWGSILPTVVVANLMHGGPAERSGELSIGDRLMSVNGTSLVGLPLTTCQSIIRELKHQTEVTLNIVHCPPVTTAVIRRPDSKYQLGFCVENGVICSLMRGGIAEKGGIRVGHRIIEINGQSVVATPHEKIIQILTQAVSEVHIKTMPASTYRLLTGQEQPVFL from the exons aTGGAGAGCAGCATGGATTTCCAGGCTGCGCCCTCGGCCCCCGAtcccggccccgccgaggcCCCCGAGCCGCCGGCCATGGACACGGAGGAAGGGCCCGCGGGGCAGCCCGGAGCCCCGGGGCCCGGCGTGGCCgaggggcggccccgggggtcCCCCTGCAGCGGCACCGCCGGGGGTCGGCGGAGGGGTgcggcagccccgggccccGGGCGAGGCGGGGACGGGCGGAGCGGGCGCTGCCGGGCCTCGGGACGAGCCGTGGAAGAGGAGGCGGAGGACGACCCGCGGGGCCCCTCGGGCTGGGAGGCGAGCGTGGGGAGCGCcccccggggagcggggccgccccgcgcccccagcAGCGGTGACATGGAGCTGGACGAAGCGCCCGAGGACGCGGAGGACGAGCCTGCGGAGATCCGGGGCCTGCTGGCGCAGCTCGAGaccctcagccccagcctctgcGACCCCCCGGACCCGCCGCTGGCCTCGAGCGCTGGCATGGCCCCACCAGCGGGCGAGTGGGCCCCGCAGGGCTCCGGAGGGTGCCGGGGCAGGTGCCGGCCCTGCCCGCTGCACGTGGCCACGGGCAGGGGCCTGGCGACGcggccctgctgctcccagcactcGGCCTGCTCCCGGCCCTGCCACGGCCTGCTTTTTGCCGAGGCTGACCGGGAGGACTTGCTGAGCCTCCTGTGCTACGAGGGGGGCTTGCCCGAGGCTGGAGCCGAGACGCCCCTGGCCCGCTCTGACGTCCTGGCCGGGACCAACCTGGAGATGCTGCAGGCTCCAGAGGAACCGGCGGCTGTGGCTGAGCCTGGAGGGCCGGGCGCCTCGGAGGAAGGGCCTTCTGGCGGCTGGTTTTACGGAGAGGGGCTCAGCGAGGTTGACCCCACCTGCGAGGGCAACCGGGACAGTTCGCCAGAGCCGGTCTGGGTGGCCCTGTCTCCTGCTGCGGCCCCGGAGAAAGAGCAGCTGCCCCAAGGCAATGTGACT AACAAGGAATCCCCTTCCTCCTGTCCAGCCTTCAAAGAGG TTCCAGGCCCCTGCGACCCAGAGGATCTGCTGGATGGTGTGATTTTTGGGGCAAAGTACCTGGGCTCCACGCAGCTGGTCTCCGAGAGGAACCCCCCCACCAGCGTCCGCATGGCGCAGGCGCAGGAGGCTGTGGACAGGATCAAG GCACCAGAGGGGGAGTCCCAACCCATGACGGAGGTGGATCTGTTTGTCTCCACGCAGAGGATCAAGGTGCTCACGGCTGACACACAG GAGGCCATGATGGATCACTCCCTGCAGACCATCTCCTACATTGCCGACATCGGCTCCCTTGTGGTGCTCATGGCACGCCGCAAGCTGCCTCGGCGAGCGGAGGCGGCGGAGGAGAAGCGGCTCTACAAGATGATCTGCCACGTCTTCCACTCGGCTGAT GCCCAGATCATCGCTCAGGCCATCGGGCAGGCATTTGGTGTGGCTTACCAGCGCTTCCTGGAGGCCAACAGCATCGACCCGAGTGAGCTGAGCCCTCGCCAGTACAGCCGTGCCCTTGAGGACCAGGAGCAGTACAATGCAGAGCTGACCCATTTCTCCCGGCAGGAGAACTGCAAGGAC GTCTGCATCCGGAAGCAGAAGGGGGAGATCCTGGGCATCGCCATCGTGGAGTCGGGCTGGGGCTCCATCCTGCCCACGGTGGTTGTCGCCAACCTCATGCATGGGGGCCCTGCGGAGCGCTCGGGCGAGCTGAGCATCGGGGACCGCCTCATGTCCGTCAACGGGACGAGCCTGGTGGGGCTGCCCCTCACCACCTGCCAGAGCATCATCCGG GAGCTAAAGCACCAGACGGAGGTGACACTGAACATAGTGCACTGTCCCCCCGTCACCACGGCTGTCATCCGGCGCCCCGACTCCAAGTACCAGCTGGGCTTCTGTGTTGAGAATGGTGTG ATCTGCAGCCTGATGCGCGGGGGCATCGCAGAGAAAGGTGGCATCCGTGTGGGGCACCGCATCATCGAGATCAACGGGCAGAGCGTGGTGGCCACGCCGCACGAGAAGATCATCCAGATCCTCACGCAGGCCGTCAGCGAG GTCCACATCAAGACCATGCCGGCCTCCACGTACCGCTTACTGacggggcaggagcagcccgtGTTCCTCTGA